From the Cryptomeria japonica chromosome 2, Sugi_1.0, whole genome shotgun sequence genome, one window contains:
- the LOC131869072 gene encoding replication protein A 70 kDa DNA-binding subunit A-like yields MSKGTVKDANKVYNKLNSQLEIILTETSVLKRCAPDAIGLDKKTCFTPIDELLTATNNTLIDVIGVVVNVREISVIRRKDGSVVNKRIVKINDMSTLTIDVNLWGPSSEQLGNDLKNMHTFGTFVILAVQNARVGYFNGKVINASASIAFEINPSILEAEPLCLRGPIQQSLDPHPSAFHCKNNQYQRMSIASILQRLSVMPEAIETTITAVLRLKNEDPFYYTTCPLQFNGKDSLVSTDTFNSERRIKVTIDKMQRLDFKAESTCLLAEIAQMHAVT; encoded by the exons ATGTCCAAAGGTACAGTGAAAGATGCAAACAAGGTGTACAATAAACTTAACAGCCAGCTTGAGATTATCTTGACTGAAACTTCAGTTTTGAAGCGTTGTGCCCCTGATGCTATTGGGCTTGATAAAAAAACCTGCTTCACCCCTATTGATGAACTTCTCACCGCTACCAACAATACTTTGATTGATGTTATTGGTGTCGTTGTCAATGTCAGAGAGATCTCTGTAATTCGTAGAAAGGATGGCTCTGTTGTAAACAAGAGAATAGTAAAAATAAATGATATGTCAACTTTGACAATAGATGTTAACCTTTGGGGCCCATCCTCAGAGCAACTAGGCAATGACTTGAAGAATATGCATACATTTGGAACATTTGTCATCCTTGCTGTTCAAAATGCAAGGGTTGGTTATTTCAACGGAAAAGTCATAAATGCATCAGCATCCATAGCTTTTGAAATCAACCCTTCCATTCTTGAAGCTGAGCCCCTCTGTTTAAGAGGCCCTATCCAACAAAGCCTTGATCCACATCCTTCAGCTTTCCATTGCAAAAATAACCAGTATCAAAGAATGTCAATTGCATCCATCCTGCAGCGCCTTAGCGTTATGCCTGAAGCCATTGAGACTACTATTACAGCTGTGTTGCGCTTAAAAAATGAAGACcccttttactatacaacttgccCATTGCAATTCAACGGAAAAGACT CTTTAGTGTCTACTGACACATTCAACTCTGAGCGCAGGATCAAAGTCACAATCGACAAAATGCAAAGACTCGATTTCAAAGCTGAGTCCACCTGCCTGCTTGCAGAAATTGCCCAAATGCATGCAGTCACATGA